A window of Roseiflexus castenholzii DSM 13941 genomic DNA:
ACGTGAGATGCGGCAGCAGAGCGCGGAACTCCGTGAAGATAGCGGGTTCTGGAGCGGTATCAGGAACCATAACGTGGGCAGATTCGATGGGGATGGCGTCAGCCAGCACAGCCAGCACATCAGTGACAGTCAGGAGGCCAGGAGCGAGATTAAGATACACCCGTTGCGCGCCGGCCGGCGCGCCGGTGGCGAAGGGATAGTTTCCGTCGGCGATCAACACCCGCGACCCGTGGCCCGCACCCCCCAGAGCAGCAAGGATCTGGGGATGGATCAGTTTGTAGTGCAGCATAGACTCCTCTTTGCACAGTCCAACACCGGACGAACACGACACGCACCATGGCGCACAGCGTATCTCGACGCGGCTATGAGACATCGACCGGCAGGCGGTCGCGTAACTCTTCAAGTTCGCGCTGCGCTGCGATCAGTTGCTGACGCAGGTGCAGGATCACCTCCACCCCCGCCAGGTTCACGCCGAGGTCATCGATCAGGCGCTTGATAAAGCGAATCTGCTCAATATCGCTCTCAGTATAGCGACGAATATTGCCGGGAGTGCGTTGTGGTCGAATGAGACCGCGCCGCTCGTAAAGACGCAGACTCTGCTCGTGCATGCCACACAACGCAGCCGCCGACTTGATCGTGTAGTAGCGTTGCTTCATGGCAGATGCGGCTCCTATCGCGCTAGTGCGCGCAACTGCTCGACGAGTTCGCGCTCACGTGGCGAAAGGCTGGTCGGCAACGACACCTCGAGCGTCACGTAGAGATCACCACGCGTTTGCGGATCGCGCAGGCGTGGCATCCCCTGACCGCTGATGCGCATCACCTTCCCATTCTGCGTGCCTGCGGGCACCTTGAGCGCAACGGTTCTTCCTCCCATCGCTGGAACCTTCACCTCGCCACCCAGGAGCATGGTATAGAGATCGACAGGAATCCGCACATAGAGGTCGTCACCGCGCCGCTCGAAGCGTGAATGCGGCAAGACATTGATGACCAGATACAGGTCGCCGCGAGCACCGCCGCCGATGCCAGGAGCGCCTTCCCCGGCGATCCGCACCCGCGATCCGCTATCAACGCCTGGCGGTATCCTGACTGTAATCGAGCGCAGCGAGCCATTGAGCGATTGTACCTGCAAAGTGCGCTGCGTACCGCTGAAGGCTTCTTCGAGCGTAATATCAACCGACTGCTCGACATCCTGACCTTTCGCGCGGTAGGTGACACTGCTGCGCCCGCCGCGCCCGCCGCCGAAGAGGGTCTCGAAAATATCGGCGAAATCGCCGGCGCCAAACCCGCCAAAATCGGGAATATCCTGATAGCGTTGCCAGTCGCGCCCGAATCGGTCGTACTTCGCGCGCTTTTCCTTATCGGATAGCACCTCATACGCCTCGTTTATCTCCTTAAAGCGGGCTTCAGCCGCCTTGTTGCCGGGATTAATATCAGGGTGATACTGACGCGCGAGTTTGCGGTACGCCTTTTTGATCTCGGCGTCCGTCGCATTTCGGTCCACGCCCAATATCTCGTAGTAATCCTTGAAAGCCATTGACCTGCTCTCCGCACGAAGGTGTGACACGTGTTCTATTATATGAACTTGAGCATGGCATTGTCAAGGTTGAGGTTTGACAAATCAGCACGTTTGATGTATCATACAGCCTGCTGGCAGAAACGTCAGCATCCGCGTGCCGAAGTGGCGGAACTGGCAGACGCGCTACGTTCAGGGCGTAGTGAGGGTGACCTCGTGGGAGTTCAAATCTCCCCTTCGGCACCAACAGCAGGGGCGAGATGATCGCCCCTTCTTCCACGATGGGGGATAGTTTAACGGTAGAACGCCTGACTCTGGATCAGGTAGTTGGGGTTCGAGTCCCTGTCCCCCAGCCAGAGGTTCAACGCGCCTGACAGGTGAGTTCGGTCAGGCGCGTTTTGTGCGCCCCCACGTTCTCGGTTCAACACCCCAGGTGTGACGCCGCAGTCCCCCGAACATTGCGATGCCACACCCCGGCGTGGCACTGCAACGCCCCTACTCCCCTTTCACCGCCGTCCACAGGTCGGTGAAGGCGGCAGTCTGATCATTGCGTATTGCCCATTCCAACCGTTTCAGAACCTCATCGTTCGGGGCAAACCCTTCGTTATACAGGTCGATAATCTCCTGCGGCAGCAGTTTGATCGCCTCGACGTTCGGCGAGAGATAGCCAATGTATTCGGCGTTGCGCGCAGCAATATCAGGGCGCATCAGGAAGTTCATGAACACATGCGCCGTATAAGCGTTCGGCGAGTCGGCCAGGATGACCATATTGTCCATCCAGATCATGCCGCCTTCCTTTGGAATAACAAAGGCGATATCCGGGTTGCCGGAGAACTCGTCGCCCAAGCCGTTGCGCGCCTGCAATGCCGAACCGCTCCAGGCATGCGCAATCACATATTCGCCGCTCGCCAGTTTCCGGTTGACATCACTGCTGTTGTACCCGGCCAGGAACGGTTTCTGGGCGATCAACAGGTCCTGCGCTTTTTTCAGCGCCTCCGGGCTGGTTTCATTCAGTGAGTAGCCCAGGAATTTCAGCGCCGCGCCGGGTGTTTCGCGTTCATCGTCGAGCATGCTGAACTGACCGCGATAGCGCGCGATCTCCGCCGTGTCGAACAGCACCGCCCAACTCTCGACGCCGTTGGGGAAGGATTGCCGGTTGTAGGCGATTCCAGTAATGCCGTACATGTACGGCACAGAATAGACATTCCCCGGATCGAAATATTTATTGAGCAGGTCGGGATCGATGTTCTTCAAATTGGGCAGCAGCGACTTGTCAAGTTTTGCGATGAGTCCGTCACGCCACATGATCTCAACCGCATAGTCCGATGGCGTCACAATGTCGTACCCGGAGCGCCCGGCGCGCACCTTGGCGAGCATATCTTCGTTAGCGTCGAAGAGGTCAACAATCACTTTGACGCCATACTCTTTCTCAAAATCTTCCAGGATTGAAGGATCGACATAATCCGTCCAGTTGAAGAATCTGAGTTCACTCGAGAGCCGCGAGCGATCAACCTGCAACTCGTCACCTGTAGACGGTTGCGCCGGAGGAGCAGTCGTCGGCTCGGTTGTCGCGCCGCCGCTGCCGTATTCATTGCCGGGGCTGCCGGTCGGCTGCCCGCCGCATGCTGCGAGTGTCAGCAGCACGGCGAGCAACAGCGCAATGAACCTGGTGCGTCCTTTGAGCATCTTTTGTTTCCTTTCTAACCGTTCCCACGTTCAACGTTCAACATTCAACGCGCGACGACCACCTTCGCCGACGTTGCAACGTCGTTACAGTCTCATCCTCTCGCCTCCTCGCCTCTCCCCTCGCGCCTCGCCACAAATGCGAGATAAATCTCGCGCTACGCCATCGTCGGGTCCCTCTCCCCTCTCCCCTCTCCCCTCTCCCCTCTCACCTCCTCGCCTCTCCCCTCACGCCTCGCCACAAATGCGAGATAAATCTCGCGCTACGCCATCGTCGGGTCCCTCTCCCCTCTCCCCTCTCCCCTCGCACCTCCCGCCCCTCGCCTCTCCCCTCGCGCCTCGCCACAAATGCGAGATAAATCTCGCGCTACGCCATCGTCGGGTCCCTCGCGCCTCTCCCCTCTCCCCTCTCGCCTCCTCGCCTCTCCCCTCGCGCCTCGCCACAAATGCGAGATAAATCTCGCGCTACGCCATCGTCGGGTCCCTCTCCCCTCTCCCCTCTCCCCTCTCCCCTCTCACCTCCTCGCCTCTCCCCTCACGCCTCGCCACAAATGCGAGATAAATCTCGCGCTACGCCATCGTCGGGTCCCTCGCGCCTCTCGCCTCACCCCTCGCACCTCCCGCCCCTCGCCTCACCCCTCGCGCCTCGCCACAAATGCGAGATAAATCTCGCGCTACGCCATCGTCGGGTCCCTCTCCCCTCTCCCCTCTCACCTCCTCGCCTCTCCCCTCACGCCTCGCCACAAATGCGAGATAAATCT
This region includes:
- a CDS encoding RbsD/FucU family protein — encoded protein: MLHYKLIHPQILAALGGAGHGSRVLIADGNYPFATGAPAGAQRVYLNLAPGLLTVTDVLAVLADAIPIESAHVMVPDTAPEPAIFTEFRALLPHLTLQPLGRFAFYDAARAPDTALVIATGEQRVYANILLTIGVVSPA
- a CDS encoding MerR family transcriptional regulator yields the protein MKQRYYTIKSAAALCGMHEQSLRLYERRGLIRPQRTPGNIRRYTESDIEQIRFIKRLIDDLGVNLAGVEVILHLRQQLIAAQRELEELRDRLPVDVS
- a CDS encoding DnaJ C-terminal domain-containing protein, producing MAFKDYYEILGVDRNATDAEIKKAYRKLARQYHPDINPGNKAAEARFKEINEAYEVLSDKEKRAKYDRFGRDWQRYQDIPDFGGFGAGDFADIFETLFGGGRGGRSSVTYRAKGQDVEQSVDITLEEAFSGTQRTLQVQSLNGSLRSITVRIPPGVDSGSRVRIAGEGAPGIGGGARGDLYLVINVLPHSRFERRGDDLYVRIPVDLYTMLLGGEVKVPAMGGRTVALKVPAGTQNGKVMRISGQGMPRLRDPQTRGDLYVTLEVSLPTSLSPRERELVEQLRALAR
- a CDS encoding ABC transporter substrate-binding protein; translation: MLKGRTRFIALLLAVLLTLAACGGQPTGSPGNEYGSGGATTEPTTAPPAQPSTGDELQVDRSRLSSELRFFNWTDYVDPSILEDFEKEYGVKVIVDLFDANEDMLAKVRAGRSGYDIVTPSDYAVEIMWRDGLIAKLDKSLLPNLKNIDPDLLNKYFDPGNVYSVPYMYGITGIAYNRQSFPNGVESWAVLFDTAEIARYRGQFSMLDDERETPGAALKFLGYSLNETSPEALKKAQDLLIAQKPFLAGYNSSDVNRKLASGEYVIAHAWSGSALQARNGLGDEFSGNPDIAFVIPKEGGMIWMDNMVILADSPNAYTAHVFMNFLMRPDIAARNAEYIGYLSPNVEAIKLLPQEIIDLYNEGFAPNDEVLKRLEWAIRNDQTAAFTDLWTAVKGE